GAGGATTTAAATGAGATATGTGACTGTTTGGAATCTACTGAACAATCCATAAAACATCAAAAGCGATAATAGCCTATAAAAGGGTTTCCGTTGAAAAAGTTTTAGCAGTTATGCTGCAACAGATTCCAACCGTATCCCTACAAATGCAAATATATCTCCTGAATCTACATCAATCTGGTTGACATGTTTCTCAAAAGGCTGTGGAAGCGGCAAAGTCTCACCTTGCTCTTGTAATCCTTCTACATGAAAACATATTGCATCTCTCATTTCATTTATGGTTTCTTCAACCGTTTTTCCAGTAGCCACGCACCCCTGTAAATCAGGGCTATACGCACT
Above is a genomic segment from Desulfobulbaceae bacterium containing:
- a CDS encoding type II toxin-antitoxin system HicB family antitoxin; the encoded protein is SAYSPDLQGCVATGKTVEETINEMRDAICFHVEGLQEQGETLPLPQPFEKHVNQIDVDSGDIFAFVGIRLESVAA